In one Pseudomonas marginalis genomic region, the following are encoded:
- a CDS encoding LysE family translocator: MPELSSLLAYGLISLGMVLTPGPNMIYLISRSICQGPLAGLISLGGVALGFVVYMLCAALGITALLMAVPYAYDALRLGGALYLLYLAWQAVKPGGRSAFHVRDLPRDGPRKLFMMGFVTNLLNPKVAVMYLSLLPQFISPTGHGSVLTQSIVLGFTQIMISVSVNAVIAIMAGSIATFLAAKPVWQLVQRWLMGTVLAGLAVRMVFDARR, encoded by the coding sequence ATGCCCGAACTGTCGAGCCTGCTGGCGTATGGTCTGATTTCCCTTGGCATGGTGCTGACGCCCGGCCCGAACATGATCTACCTGATTTCGCGCTCGATCTGCCAGGGGCCGCTGGCCGGGTTGATTTCACTGGGCGGCGTGGCGCTGGGTTTCGTCGTGTATATGCTTTGCGCGGCGCTGGGGATTACCGCGCTGCTGATGGCGGTGCCGTATGCGTATGACGCACTCCGGCTCGGCGGTGCGCTTTACCTGTTGTACCTGGCCTGGCAAGCGGTCAAGCCCGGCGGGCGCTCGGCGTTTCATGTGCGCGACTTGCCCAGGGACGGCCCACGCAAGCTGTTCATGATGGGCTTTGTGACCAACCTGTTGAATCCGAAAGTCGCGGTGATGTATCTGTCATTGCTGCCCCAGTTCATCTCCCCCACTGGCCACGGCAGCGTGCTGACACAATCCATCGTGCTGGGGTTTACCCAGATCATGATCAGTGTGAGCGTGAATGCGGTGATCGCCATCATGGCCGGTTCCATCGCGACCTTCCTGGCGGCCAAGCCGGTTTGGCAGTTGGTGCAGCGCTGGTTGATGGGGACGGTGCTGGCTGGCCTGGCGGTGCGCATGGTTTTTGATGCGCGGCGTTGA
- a CDS encoding B12-binding domain-containing radical SAM protein, translated as MNLIASQGTLRIESDGPSFSVAPTRPLLSHLGKPSLLNSRTGIRRRAHGEAPRVLLFVPPYTRLIEPTSHDSAFARIGIDTFEVMKRAGTPIGLLRIATVARRAGYDVQIVDSPFAGWSQEHSLVKVDQGHLIRYGLTDTQIREIIETAQPDIVGIQCNYTVQWGNARALAELVKTLDPNLVLVTGGAHSSGDWKNALLDSAFDFALINEADRAFTLLLDALTHEGTDINAVPGVAYRDSRAQLIRPTQKSSYLSIIPKRQDLEERLGVMPLPDFSFLDMKHYLQPYHSSGARVRKHGAWAQIFSTIGCNVNCNFCYIPKINGPWRALGLDWFDLHLADLVKQGVTEVLIEDDHLMHDPLYAMEVGKLLKKHDLPWVEEGGLSLFNLILLHLGERFIDQMDEKERKNPQYRNVIEAVKGGLTARKFIRSIAENGCYNIYLAVESANEDSLVNSNKSRLNAIQHSTFELIEIFTEHGIQVTGGFMLGFVNPPGGPGQKPFVESLELIDRTIDYAVNLMGAGMAYANPFIVTPIPGTSMWEYQQQYVVRHYDNGWSHEKATMATDQWSAEDIEKARMELLVRANGADRVREMVRRGTWPVDA; from the coding sequence ATGAACTTGATAGCTTCGCAGGGAACCCTGAGGATCGAGAGCGACGGGCCGAGTTTTTCAGTCGCGCCCACGCGGCCCTTACTCAGTCATCTGGGAAAGCCATCGTTGCTGAACAGCCGAACCGGCATCCGTCGTCGCGCCCATGGCGAGGCACCTCGTGTGCTGCTGTTTGTGCCGCCCTACACACGTCTGATCGAGCCCACGTCGCACGACAGCGCATTTGCCCGCATCGGCATTGATACGTTCGAAGTGATGAAGCGTGCCGGTACGCCTATCGGCCTGTTGCGCATCGCCACGGTGGCCCGGCGGGCCGGTTATGACGTGCAGATTGTCGATTCGCCCTTTGCCGGCTGGTCCCAGGAGCACAGCCTGGTCAAGGTCGACCAAGGGCATCTGATCCGCTACGGCCTGACCGATACGCAGATACGCGAGATCATCGAAACCGCGCAGCCCGATATTGTCGGGATCCAGTGCAACTACACCGTGCAATGGGGCAATGCACGGGCGTTGGCCGAGCTGGTGAAAACCCTCGATCCCAACCTGGTGCTGGTCACTGGCGGCGCTCACTCCAGTGGTGACTGGAAGAACGCACTGCTGGATTCGGCCTTCGACTTCGCGCTGATCAATGAAGCTGACCGCGCCTTTACCCTGCTGCTCGATGCCTTGACTCACGAAGGCACAGACATCAATGCCGTACCTGGGGTGGCGTACCGCGACAGCCGGGCGCAACTGATCCGGCCCACCCAGAAGTCCAGCTACCTGAGCATCATCCCCAAGCGGCAGGACCTCGAGGAGCGGCTCGGCGTCATGCCCTTGCCGGACTTCAGCTTTCTGGACATGAAGCATTACCTGCAGCCTTATCACTCCTCAGGAGCACGCGTACGCAAGCATGGCGCCTGGGCGCAGATATTCTCCACGATTGGCTGCAACGTGAACTGTAACTTCTGCTACATCCCGAAAATCAACGGTCCTTGGCGTGCACTTGGCCTGGACTGGTTTGACCTGCACCTGGCCGATCTGGTGAAACAGGGAGTCACTGAAGTGCTGATCGAGGACGATCACCTGATGCATGACCCGTTGTATGCGATGGAGGTTGGCAAGCTCCTGAAAAAACATGACTTGCCCTGGGTCGAAGAAGGCGGGTTGAGCCTTTTCAACCTGATCCTGCTGCATTTGGGCGAACGCTTCATCGACCAGATGGATGAGAAGGAGCGCAAGAACCCGCAATATCGCAATGTGATCGAGGCGGTAAAAGGCGGGCTCACGGCCAGGAAGTTCATTCGGTCGATTGCCGAAAATGGCTGCTACAACATCTACCTCGCGGTGGAGAGCGCGAACGAAGACAGCCTGGTCAATTCCAACAAATCCCGACTTAACGCAATTCAGCACTCGACGTTCGAGCTCATCGAGATTTTTACCGAGCACGGCATTCAGGTTACCGGCGGGTTCATGCTGGGGTTCGTCAACCCCCCCGGCGGACCTGGGCAAAAGCCTTTTGTAGAGAGCCTGGAGCTGATCGACCGCACCATCGATTACGCGGTCAACCTCATGGGTGCCGGCATGGCGTACGCCAACCCGTTTATCGTCACGCCGATTCCCGGGACGTCGATGTGGGAATACCAGCAGCAGTATGTGGTACGTCACTACGACAACGGTTGGTCCCATGAAAAAGCCACGATGGCGACCGACCAATGGAGTGCCGAGGACATCGAGAAAGCACGCATGGAGTTGCTGGTTCGGGCCAACGGGGCTGATCGTGTCCGGGAGATGGTGCGTCGCGGTACCTGGCCTGTGGATGCGTGA
- a CDS encoding 2,3-butanediol dehydrogenase → MRAAVWHGRNDIRVEDVPLPVSPPAGWVQIRVQWCGICGSDLHEYVAGPVFIPVDAPHPLTGIKGQCILGHEFCGEIVELGAGVQGFSVGEPVAADACQHCGTCYYCTHGLYNICENLAFTGLMNNGAFAELVNVPANLLYKLPANFPAEAGALIEPLAVGMHAVKKAGSLLGQNVVVVGAGTIGLCTIMCAKAAGAAQVIALEMSGARKAKAREVGATHVLDPNECDALAEVRRLTGGLGADVSFECIGNKHTAKLAIDLIRKAGKCVLVGIFEEPSEFNFFELVATEKQVLGALAYNGEFADVIAFIADGRLDISPLVTGRIQLEQIVGQGFEELVKNKEHNVKIIVSPARV, encoded by the coding sequence ATGCGTGCCGCTGTCTGGCACGGTCGTAACGACATCCGCGTCGAAGACGTGCCGCTGCCCGTTTCGCCGCCTGCCGGTTGGGTGCAGATCCGCGTGCAATGGTGCGGCATTTGCGGCTCCGATCTGCATGAGTACGTGGCCGGCCCGGTGTTCATTCCGGTCGACGCCCCGCACCCGCTGACCGGGATCAAGGGCCAGTGCATTCTCGGTCATGAGTTTTGTGGCGAGATCGTCGAACTCGGTGCCGGCGTACAGGGCTTCAGCGTCGGCGAGCCGGTGGCGGCCGATGCCTGTCAGCATTGCGGCACCTGCTACTACTGCACCCACGGGCTGTACAACATTTGCGAGAACCTGGCCTTTACCGGCTTGATGAACAACGGTGCGTTCGCCGAACTGGTCAACGTGCCCGCCAACCTGCTGTACAAGCTACCGGCGAACTTCCCCGCTGAAGCCGGGGCGCTGATCGAGCCTCTGGCCGTCGGCATGCACGCGGTGAAAAAAGCCGGAAGCCTGCTCGGGCAAAACGTCGTGGTGGTCGGCGCCGGCACCATCGGTCTGTGCACCATCATGTGCGCCAAGGCGGCGGGCGCGGCCCAGGTGATCGCGCTGGAAATGTCCGGCGCGCGCAAGGCCAAGGCCCGGGAAGTGGGGGCGACCCATGTGCTCGATCCGAATGAATGCGACGCCCTGGCCGAGGTCCGCCGCCTGACCGGCGGGCTCGGCGCGGACGTCAGTTTCGAATGCATCGGCAACAAACACACGGCCAAACTCGCCATCGACCTGATCCGCAAGGCCGGCAAGTGCGTACTGGTGGGCATCTTCGAAGAACCCAGTGAATTCAACTTTTTCGAGTTGGTGGCCACTGAGAAACAGGTACTCGGCGCGCTGGCCTATAACGGTGAGTTCGCCGACGTGATCGCGTTTATCGCGGATGGGCGGCTGGACATCTCGCCACTGGTGACGGGGCGCATTCAGTTGGAGCAGATCGTGGGCCAGGGCTTCGAGGAACTGGTTAAAAACAAGGAACACAATGTGAAGATCATTGTGTCGCCTGCCAGGGTCTGA
- a CDS encoding DMT family transporter: protein MSTSNPSITLAKGTASATLIGVIAVFLWACLALLTTLTAGIPAFQLLALSFAVAFVASLCVLGLRGAAGFSSWRQPWSVWATGFTGIFVYHALYFFALKAAPAAEASLIAYLWPLLIVLLSSFATGESLRKRQLLGALLGLAGTAFIMQLRARSDSASMPVIGYAAAFACAWVWAIYSVFNRRFSHVPSSIVGGICGLVAVAGGLCHLAFETTVRPEPGQWAAIIALGLGPVGLAFFAWDHATKHGNLSMLGALSYLAPLFSTLLLIAVGQSDAKPILMIPAVLIITGAVIATSRSRTTSR, encoded by the coding sequence ATGAGCACTTCCAACCCATCCATCACCCTTGCCAAGGGCACCGCCAGTGCGACGCTGATCGGGGTGATTGCCGTGTTTTTGTGGGCGTGCCTGGCGCTTCTGACCACCTTGACCGCCGGGATCCCGGCCTTTCAGTTGCTGGCTTTGAGCTTCGCGGTCGCCTTCGTGGCCAGCCTGTGCGTGCTGGGGCTGCGTGGCGCAGCAGGGTTCAGCAGTTGGCGCCAGCCCTGGTCTGTGTGGGCGACGGGGTTTACCGGGATCTTCGTCTATCACGCGTTGTATTTCTTTGCCCTGAAGGCCGCGCCTGCGGCTGAAGCCAGCCTGATTGCCTATCTGTGGCCGCTGCTGATCGTGCTGCTGTCGAGCTTTGCCACCGGCGAGTCGCTGCGCAAGCGCCAGCTGTTGGGCGCCTTGCTCGGCCTGGCGGGGACGGCCTTCATCATGCAACTGCGGGCCCGGAGTGACAGTGCGTCGATGCCGGTTATCGGTTACGCCGCCGCCTTTGCGTGTGCCTGGGTCTGGGCGATTTATTCGGTGTTCAACCGGCGGTTCAGCCATGTTCCGAGCAGCATAGTCGGGGGTATTTGCGGGCTGGTGGCTGTGGCCGGGGGGCTCTGCCACCTGGCGTTCGAAACCACGGTGCGGCCTGAGCCGGGCCAGTGGGCGGCGATCATTGCCCTGGGTTTGGGCCCGGTAGGACTGGCTTTTTTCGCCTGGGACCACGCGACCAAGCACGGAAACCTATCGATGCTGGGCGCCCTGTCTTACCTGGCGCCGCTGTTCTCCACACTGCTGCTGATTGCCGTGGGGCAAAGCGATGCCAAGCCGATCTTGATGATTCCCGCGGTGTTGATCATTACGGGGGCGGTCATCGCCACTTCACGCTCACGCACGACCTCGCGTTGA
- a CDS encoding helix-turn-helix domain-containing protein: protein MSTPTPQSFSLSLRSYSGQVELHQHDFHQIVLPQSGSMEIEVDGRGGKVDASQGVVISAGARHTFLANTHNRFLVLDVSTGRGEAQKGTVASFDPLNDKRFFAVRPDIRHLLDYASCNGPQLVGSLAMAESWSRLLLCSLLQPEVARSDPGQFILARALAYIEQHLGTALTAHDIARYAGTSERRLYVLFGQHLNTTPFSHIANLRLNLAIDLLRQTSMSIIDIAHRAGYADQSALTHALKKARHLTPAVVRKQGRDH, encoded by the coding sequence ATGAGCACCCCCACCCCCCAATCGTTCTCTCTCTCATTGCGCTCCTACTCCGGTCAGGTCGAGCTTCACCAGCACGACTTTCATCAAATCGTGCTCCCTCAATCCGGGTCGATGGAGATTGAGGTCGACGGTCGAGGTGGCAAGGTCGATGCGAGTCAGGGGGTGGTGATTTCTGCTGGGGCCCGGCATACCTTCCTGGCCAACACCCATAACCGTTTCCTGGTGCTGGACGTCTCGACCGGGCGTGGCGAGGCGCAGAAGGGTACGGTTGCGTCATTTGACCCACTCAACGACAAGCGCTTTTTTGCGGTCAGGCCCGATATACGGCATTTGCTCGATTACGCCAGTTGCAACGGGCCACAGTTGGTCGGCTCGCTCGCGATGGCCGAGTCCTGGAGTCGGTTGCTGTTGTGTTCGTTATTGCAGCCCGAGGTTGCGCGGAGCGATCCCGGTCAGTTCATTCTTGCTCGCGCGCTGGCCTACATCGAGCAGCACTTGGGCACGGCCCTGACGGCGCATGATATTGCGCGTTATGCGGGCACCAGTGAGCGGCGTTTGTATGTGCTGTTTGGGCAGCACCTGAATACAACGCCGTTCTCGCATATCGCGAACTTGCGCCTGAATCTGGCCATTGACCTGCTGCGCCAAACGTCTATGTCGATCATTGATATTGCGCATCGCGCCGGGTACGCCGACCAGAGTGCGTTAACCCATGCCCTGAAGAAAGCCCGCCATCTGACGCCGGCTGTGGTGCGTAAACAAGGGCGAGATCACTGA